CTAGAGTTGCTGTGTTATTGCTGCATAGAACAACGCAGCGAAAAATTTTAAGACGACGAAAAGAAGAAAAGATAGATATGTCGAGATTAACACGTTAGTTAAGGGATACGAAAGCGGTCATACGCTCCGAAAAATTACCACAAATTTTTTAAGCAACGAATTGACTTGAGCCATGTCAACTGATTGGAATTCTTACAAGAAAACGAAACGTTTACGAAATCTGCAACACCACTAtatacattcatatgtatgtatgaagagTAATCGTAAATAACGTTAAATCGCCAATATGTGAGAAAGGTACTTTTAACGAACACAGTACAAAAGGAAAATAATGGATATAACGGACAAGATAACAATAGAAAAAGTAGgaattaatttggaaccatccggaTACACATATATAGTATATCTGCCATTCCTGCACCTTGGCACCAatcctccggctcaattgtggccccaagatctctttcgcAGCTCAGGCACGGgcccatatattccgtttgcctgaTATTAGATGACCTTATACTGCTATGGCAACAAAGCCTGTCCTCAAGCTGCCACGAGGCCTTaatccttgttgcagttgctaacgcgatattTTTTGGCCATCTGTAGGCGActtgtgtagaatggcatgcaatgatGCTGTTGGGGTAGTTTTCacggctcccgttatgctaatcattgatactctgcttAACGCTCAAGTTTTTTTGGTATATGCAatattttgtgtggctgtccaccaaacaaggaccccatagtaaagtatgggtttgacgaCGCAAATACCCAATGGCAGAGTTTAGGTGATATACCCCAGGTGCATCccagcatcctcttgcatgcatacagtgcagCGAAGGCTTTATTCCCTCTCTCTTCCACCTGGAGTTTCCACAACTTATCATCTAGTATATCagctagatactttgtgctatattaaCTCGTATggttagcccccccccccccccccccctcaagcTTTCGAATGGCATttgctaggcagatgagttttcactgagagcttttcaaaaAGAAATATGTTCTACTAATTTCAAAaccttgtttcaaaaattttgatgttgctttgccccagggcgtgaacccaggatcttcgatgtggtaggcagagcacgctaccatcacacccagcggccgcctatataatttatttttgattaattacggtTCATAACTGCCATCAATCAGGTgtaaatagctgttggctttggtggtaacATCTGGAGAAATGTACGTTTCTCAAAACCTCTCGAAATtgggataataattggaaaatattaataaaaatcaaCTCGgaatcttttaattttacaaaatttctcaaatactggatagtgattggagaatgaagttggatatcaacttgaaaaCTATCTGgttaattaaataatgatgttggatattacttccggaactagatatgtatatatttgtatattttcccCTTGTTTGTTGGGTACAACGTACCGGAGGGCTTTAGGAAAAAGTGCCGGCCagatttaaaaggaagtggtgaaAACGGTATCCTTTggctcggtttttcagtgcgagtttaaacacctgttaaagttgactagagtttaatccTGCTGAGATGAGTCGCAAATTTTTATGTTATAGAACAAAGTTGAAAAGTTAAACTCTAGTCAGCTTTAACTGTAgtgtaaactcgcactgaaaaatcgGGCCATAGAGTGTAAACCTGCCTAAGAAATTTAAGATCACCATTTACGTTTCAATGCAGGTCGATATTTGAAGAGATACTGTATGAGCAGGGTCCAACAGCATCGTCATATCCGTGCTGTATCAAATTTAAGGGCAGTTGCCCTCGCGTTTCTACGTTTATTGAAAATCTGAATAATTGTTTGTGCTTGCCatgtaaaatttgtattattattagtTAGCAGCTTTACACTCCCTTGTCATAAATTTCGTCGATCCACTAGATTACTAAACTAAACCTACGACTATTTATTCTTTTCCTACCACTCGCCTTAAGAAAGTATTTTGTTCTTGTCGAAATAACCCTTTTAACTTTACATGTATGTATCAACGGGATATCTTTCAGCTTCTTCGAGCATATATCTAAAATCGATGCCACCAGTAACCCCCGCGAAACGTGCTTCTCCATTCAGAGTTTGATGATTACTATTCACATGTTTGCCCACATTCTTAGTTTGATTCTTCAAATGGCCATTCATGAGCGAGACATGATGACTTATCGTTGGCACTGTTCCAGGGACATTGTTTTCTAAATCTTGTATTATTGTATCGGTTTGGTTACGATTCACATGATTGGTCATCACACTGCCATCGGCCATATTATTTTGTGGGCGTGACCCATTCCCCTGAATATTCTGTATATGTTGCCGGATGACCTTTTCGAATTCACGTTGCACCGATGGACTGTCCGTATCGCCATCGATCTAAGAAAATATATTAAGTTTCATTTTAAATACATTTACGTTCTCATACTCTTTTCCACTTACTATTTGTAATCGACTACTGTTATCCATGACTTTAAGCATAGGCAAGGTTTGCTCACGGAAAAGTTCCAAGCGACGTCGAAACGATGAAACCGTATCATCTACACGTCCACGGCCTAATTGCAATTTAGAACAGTCCAAGAGCACAATGGGTGGGCGCAATTTGTACTACGGTaaaggaaacaaaaaatttgtgtatattttaagaaatatttaattattaaaatatatattataaagcTTCTAGAAGATCCGTTGCAATTCGATTTTATAAAATCTTCAAGCCCACCTTATTCTCAAAATGTTTGACCTGATCCAAATTTCGTGGATAACCATCAATAATAATGCCATTGCGATCCAGCATTTGTCGTATATTCGCTTCGAGTATATTGTTGATCGCTTTCTCCGGCACCATTTCTCCAGCGGACAACGCTTCCTTTACGGTATAACTCTCGGTATTTGCGCGTGGTGCTGAATCGGTTATAGCGCGCAAGAGTCGTCCCATgctataaaaaaatgcaaatattaagAAATTCACTTTCCGTTCCCTTCAAGCCTTCGCGGTATCTCACCTTATATGCCCCCAACCGGTATTTAAGCTTACAGCCTTCATACAGAGCGTCGCTTTATTACTACCTGGTCCACCGATGACCCAAATTACAGGAGGTACACTATCCAACTTGAAGTCCATACTTGTTGCTACAGTATTGACGGCTAAGGATACAGGCTGTGTGGTGACGACTCCAGCATCTGTCATTCGCGCATTCGCTGCACCAGCAGGAGTAACATTCGCAGCAACATGTGCGGCCACGGCATCAGCTACATTCGAATCGCTCAAATTTTGGTTGTGCTGGTTTCTGTTGGTGCTATGGTGGTTCACATTGGCAGCAAAGCCTGTGTTGTTGGCGTTGATATTTGATGTGTCTGCAATATTTGCAGCTTGACTAGGTGCGGTGTCTACGCTAACAATACTCCCGGGTATATCATTAATACCTCTACCCATACCTGTAACTCCATTCAGCATGGCTTCTTCATTTTCAAGCGTGCTCAACACTTCCAGTACAGCAGTTCGAAAGTCTTTGTACACTTCTGCTGGTGCACGTTCACCATTAACCTAAAAACAGGTGCGGGGTTTAATAAGTTTTTTAGCTTTGTTTTACCAATAAAAACATCGATTACTCACAGCTATTAGCATATCACTTTGATCGAAGTAATCAGCTACAGGCATcacatttttaaagaaattatCTAATTCCATTTTGGCTAAGGAGAGTACGACATGACCTAATTTTGCGCCATAATCAATTTGCTTTTGAAGAATCGATTGGCGCCAGGATATCAAGATCACTCCATTGACGACTTGGATCtggaaagaaaaataattttgataCTACATGTGTTTGGGGTATTTGTGTGTGTACTAAGTTTGTAAGAGCAACAGTAAGTAAATTGGTATTTTTGGTATAGTATAATGGTGTAAAAGACGAGCTGTGGAAACAAATatccaaaatttttgatttctgcTATTTAAATGATAAATTTGGCGTTGTAGATATCCTACAGAATTTCTGGGATAGCAGAGCGGTAATGGGACCGGCGCTTAGAAAGTCACGGCAATCACTATAACTGGCAATTTGGCCGATTGGGAACCTTAAAGGAGTACAAGTTTTCCTCCACTTATTGCTCTCAACACACTGTAGGTCCTCCTGCCTTCCTCCGCCTTCAAATTCGCACGTCAATAGGTGTGCCTTCTGGACGAAagtctttgggcttttattcgtttCACTGCGTTCATATCTACAATAATGCTAAAGTTTTTCTACCCATCCATTACGAGTGAGTTCTCATGAAATGTGATCGAAGTCCTATAACGAGAGCTCAGGCAGCTTCAACAGGATTTAACCTTAGCGCGGTTGCTGtcagaggcgttgattccacgttgcaattgaaaatatgaacGCCAGGTCTGATTCTGGGCAAGTAAGAGTTTACCATATAGTCTCTTTTGCGAGAATTGGGCATTTAACGCTAATAACGACGTTCACCGGACGATGCTCAGCAAAACAATTTACAGTCTCTGGGCGGATAAGATTAAGCGCCTCATCGCACTATCTGTTGAATGTCGCTTCCGATCATATTGCATTTTCTCTCAATATGTGAGATTAtgatcatatatatatatgtaaggtgGGATAgcgtccgaagagattttaggccgagcttctcttccaatttgcggcgtactattttcaatttttccaacaaattggcgggacgagacctaaatgttttatgccgacctcgAATGACATCTGCAACGCAAaagattttcactgagaagcttttcaaatacactcggattgcttGCCAAATCTCTGCCGATGGTCGACCCCGCTTAATAAAgctttcttctgattgaaaaaacttgtttataaaattttgatgttgctttgatcgGGGCGTGAATCCAgtatcttcggtgtagtaggcggagtacgctaccaccacaccgcgGCGGCAAACATGAACGCCGTAGCTGCCTATGAATATCGTTTTTATGATGTAACTgcatgaaaaaattaattttttggcttttttccaaaaaaattaaattttatatcacttctgtttacaataaaacgttcaattttatatatgtaccagcagacccgacagacgttgttccgccctaactttggtctatctgcatttCCCCTATTTCCCCTATTTCCCCTTTTCCTTATTCTTTTATTCACTTCTCACTCAACCTTTCCCTTCTCCTTCACCATCTTTTCCGTATtatctatccctatctctctatgCTCGTCAAACTTTATCTCTTTTCAGTCACTTTCTCTTTCTCATTTTTCTCTTCCCACTAGTTCTTCTAATTCTCCTCCGTCTCTTATTCCCAGCCCAAGTCCAAATTCCAGTTCCAGGCCCGCCCCCCGCCCAATGCCAATTTCAGTCTCAGTACCAGTTCCAGTCCGAgttccaatcccagtcccagtcccaatcctagtGCCAGTCTCACTTTTAGTCCCAATCCCTGTCTCTGTGCCAGCCCCAGACCTAGTCCTACATTTAGTTGCAGGCcaattcccagtcccagtcccagtctcattcgcagtcttagtcccagtcccattcccaatcccagtctcattcccagtccaagtcccagtctcATTCCCAGTACTTGTCCCAGTCCCAGCCGGTCCCGGGTCCATTCCCCGGAAAAAAGGTTCGTAAATACCAATCCAGGTcgtaaataccaaatttcaggcaacaGAACCTTGAATAGAATTTTTTAGATCCTGCATTTGGGAATAAAATCGGAGGTGTTGGGTCGGAGTCCATAGGCAGCATACAAATATACATCCTTCTTTATGTATATAAATGTTTAAAAACGAAATGTTTAAAAAACTTTAACGAAGGAGTTTgctcgcacagttcacagcgaataaaaatgttacttttgtttaaacaacttTGCATATAAGAAAAAAATCAGTATTTTGATGAAGAAGGAAGgtacaaattttaaagttttactgccaagaataaatattaaaatcgaTCAATAAGTTTTTGAGTTATatttgtgtaaacaaaaattttatgatcttTTACTACGTATTGGCCATGGCGGAACTGTACAAGGTtgcagcacggtgacatacctacaaacataaataaaagttccatgtactttgtttttgtcaatagatggactaatgtcaaaatcgtactgcgccggaagttgaagagtcaaatcatattaaaaaagtacaaatcagctgatttccggtAGTCACCTGTTATTGTTTCCTCATGGTTTTGGCAATTTGTCAGGCTActttaatatataccttcaaattatatgaaatataaataagctttcaaatgcaaaaaactgttttaaaataggagcattctgtgtgaagtgatgttCGTACAACGATATTTAGcaactttattttataaaaaaaaaataaatgtaaggcgcggtaaccgaagagattttaggccgagcttctcttccaatttgcgtcgtgctcctttttaatttttctacatatTGGCTGgccgggacctacttgttttatgccgactccgaacagcatctgcgaggcagatgagttttcactgagagcttttcatagcagaaatacactcggagtgcttgctaaacactgcagaggggcgacgccgcttagaaaaattttattctaatttaaaaactgtatttctaaaaagtttgatgttgctttgcccgaggtgtgctTTTATTAGCAGTACTTCCACTCTGGAgaatgcgaaaagtttcttatctgaacaatcggttgtaggggacatatgctatatatacgaccgatctcttaaaaactttcagacaacaatacttgctatatacgaaagcatttggtgaaatttgaaggttctagctgttaaaatggggcagaaattacgaaaagcttcttatctgaacaatcgtttgtatgggatatataatagatattgtaacgattcggcatttccatgggtactacattttcgatgctcaatggaaaagtcatagctttgtagtcactcgatccaccgtgccaattgtccttccggattatggaactgcagaagccatttcaacgctgcgtgatctgtcctgacatggaatcgctggccgtagaggtatttgtaaaaatgtttaattcactctaccaatgccaacagctctatcTGCgcaacacagtagttcctctctggttttccaatcgaacagctgtaatatgcaactaccttatcctgtccatcgaccagttgtgataaaacgcctcctatagcatatccactcgcatctgtatctagaataaatgttgctcctggaatcggatatgctaacattggggcggTGCACagacgctccttcaatgtttggaaagccacttcttgcaccttcttccattcaaaagccatgttttttcttgtaagctcatggaggctatgggctacgctggaaaaatttggtacaaatcggcggtaatatgtgcacagcccaaggaaacttctcaattcatgtaggttctgtggtcttggccaatcctttacagcctctattttttcgttcgcagtgcagatgccctctgtcgttaccttgtgacccaaataattgacttcctttttaaacagcgcacactttttgggacttaacttcagacc
The DNA window shown above is from Eurosta solidaginis isolate ZX-2024a chromosome 2, ASM4086904v1, whole genome shotgun sequence and carries:
- the LOC137239889 gene encoding uncharacterized protein, whose translation is MGICLDTDASAAQDTGEQGNDWSRIRNSNSANGRIDTANSVVIDMPNAGKIKFDPPKVPVIFVLGGPGSGKVTHCDTFMQERRGVTHINMMDLLQQYAMGNDMQDFSQLSSKTVTEVLMLEMKMAPAAKAYLISGFPRSMRDVVEYSEKIQVVNGVILISWRQSILQKQIDYGAKLGHVVLSLAKMELDNFFKNVMPVADYFDQSDMLIAVNGERAPAEVYKDFRTAVLEVLSTLENEEAMLNGVTGMGRGINDIPGSIVSVDTAPSQAANIADTSNINANNTGFAANVNHHSTNRNQHNQNLSDSNVADAVAAHVAANVTPAGAANARMTDAGVVTTQPVSLAVNTVATSMDFKLDSVPPVIWVIGGPGSNKATLCMKAVSLNTGWGHISMGRLLRAITDSAPRANTESYTVKEALSAGEMVPEKAINNILEANIRQMLDRNGIIIDGYPRNLDQVKHFENKYKLRPPIVLLDCSKLQLGRGRVDDTVSSFRRRLELFREQTLPMLKVMDNSSRLQIIDGDTDSPSVQREFEKVIRQHIQNIQGNGSRPQNNMADGSVMTNHVNRNQTDTIIQDLENNVPGTVPTISHHVSLMNGHLKNQTKNVGKHVNSNHQTLNGEARFAGVTGGIDFRYMLEEAERYPVDTYM